One Helianthus annuus cultivar XRQ/B chromosome 7, HanXRQr2.0-SUNRISE, whole genome shotgun sequence genomic region harbors:
- the LOC110867073 gene encoding uncharacterized protein LOC110867073, whose protein sequence is MSEANDFNSFTEESNLHEYSLKGHRFTFVAGDKLSRIDRVLVNWNFFSAWPLAEYIALDRKWSDHSPLILKTMCRNFGPKPFRFFNSWLERQDFSGLVKDALINTNVQGALDTCLMLKFKRLRSLISDWARNSFDKERGERLLSEQELVHLDGLIEERQLLEEEVWSLEEIKRRLRELEIFRQRDLKQKARSNWASFGDDNTRFFHGCINKRKASNYISGLMVFGVWETKPEIVKREVLRFYRSKFKKKMVVRPKFDCYGLKKLETSDADRLIQCFSIQ, encoded by the coding sequence ATGTCCGAAGCTAATGATTTCAATAGTTTCACTGAAGAATCGAATTTGCACGAGTATTCTTTGAAAGGACATCGGTTCACGTTTGTTGCGGGCGATAAACTGAGTCGGATAGATAGAGTTTTGGTGAATTGGAACTTCTTTTCAGCATGGCCGTTGGCAGAGTACATCGCGCTGGATAGGAAATGGTCCGATCATAGTCCGTTGATTTTGAAGACGATGTGTAGAAATTTTGGCCCCAAACCGTTCCGTTTTTTCAATTCATGGTTAGAGCGCCAAGATTTCTCGGGTTTAGTTAAGGATGCGCTGATTAATACAAATGTCCAAGGGGCTCTGGACACTTGCCTTATGTTGAAGTTTAAAAGATTGAGGAGTTTGATTTCGGATTGGGCGAGGAATTCTTTCGATAAGGAGCGTGGTGAAAGACTATTATCGGAACAAGAACTTGTTCACTTGGATGGTCTCATTGAAGAGCGTCAACTTTTAGAAGAGGAGGTTTGGAGTCTAGAGGAGATTAAACGGAGATTACGTGAGCTCGAAATTTTCCGCCAAAGAGATTTAAAGCAGAAAGCTAGGAGTAATTGGGCTTCTTTTGGTGACGATAATACGCGATTTTTCCATGGGTGCATTAATAAAAGGAAAGCCTCTAATTATATCTCGGGTTTGATGGTTTTTGGGGTATGGGAAACGAAGCCAGAAATAGTCAAGAGAGAGGTTCTTCGCTTTTATAGATCGAAGTTTAAGAAAAAAATGGTTGTACGACCTAAATTTGATTGTTATGGGTTGAAAAAGTTGGAGACTAGTGATGCCGACAGGTTGATTCAGTGTTTTTCTATTCAATAG